In Myxocyprinus asiaticus isolate MX2 ecotype Aquarium Trade chromosome 3, UBuf_Myxa_2, whole genome shotgun sequence, the following proteins share a genomic window:
- the LOC127427948 gene encoding uncharacterized protein LOC127427948: protein MDGSRPVESSQLAEILQALAGLHQSHQQTLLELRQDQDRRFGELLHAQAEDRQAIRSLLSQEASPAATPDTHTLLPPPALQTMGAADDPEAFLDLFERTAEIWVWPLGQWAARLIPLLSGEAQLEAQQLPATSLLAYGDLKRAVLQRVGRTPEESRQLFRSLKLESSDRPFAFAQRLRDACRRWLLAGDRDVDGIINQVVLEQLTHRLPKGMAEWVQCHRPVSLEEAVRLAEDHMAAIPRVEEPSHILSPPSVSSPSPLSSRSTLSPGPVPAPRRRGGLQPLRPVPRVWEVTPSPIPMPRRSPPRGGGARRCKCGRSAWAGLLEVRRPGPLPRSVPSDGAGDGGVRL, encoded by the coding sequence atggatggaagtcgccccgtagagtcctcccagttggcggagatcctccaagccctcgctggcctacatcagagccaccagcagacgctgcttgagctccgacaagatcaagatcgccggtttggcGAGCTCCTacacgctcaagcagaggaccggcaggcgatccggagcctcctcagccaggaggcgtccccagccgcgaccccggacactcacacgCTGTTACCCCCGCCCGCATTACAGACAATGGGGGctgcggacgaccccgaggccttcctggatttgtttgagcggaccgccgagatctgggtctggccgctcggccaatgggcggcccgacttatcccactgttgtctggggaagcccagctcgaggctcaacaactgccagcgacgagcctcctggcctacggagatttaaagagagccgtcctgcaacgggttggtcgcactccggaggaaagccgtcaactcttccggagcttgaagttggagagctccgaccgcccgtttgccttcgcccagcggctccgtgacgcctgccgaagatggctgctagcgggggaccgcgacgtcgacGGAATTAtcaaccaggtggtactggagcaattaacacatcgactgccaaaagggatggcggagtgggtccagtgccaccgcccggtgtcattggaggaagctgtccggcttgcggaggaccacatggcggcgatcccgagggtggaagagccctcccacattctctctcctccctctgtctcttccccctcccctctctcctctcgttctactctctctccaggtcccgttcctgccccacgcagacgaggaggacttcagcccctgagaccagttccccgggtgtgggaggtgacaccttcccctattccaatgccccgccgctctccccctcggggggggggtgcccgccgatgcaagtgcgggcgtagcgcctgggccggcctgctggaggtgcggagacccgggccacttccgagatcagtgccctctgatggagctggggatggtggtgtgcgtctctga